One genomic segment of Phalacrocorax carbo chromosome Z, bPhaCar2.1, whole genome shotgun sequence includes these proteins:
- the GAS1 gene encoding growth arrest-specific protein 1: protein MVARSPARQGGGGGRRWPRPAAWLWLAAALGAVWPLRGSLVQGRRLICWQAVLQCQGEPECSYAYNQYAEACAPVLLQPPPAAGGGDGPAGAAGSAASSRRRCPSHCIAALIQLNHTRRGPALEDCDCAQDENCRATKRAIEPCLPRTSSPAAGGGPGGGGPGPGGPGGPGGGVMGCTEARRRCDWDSRCSLALSRYMTYCGKLFNGLRCTPECRAVIEDMLAVPKAVLLNDCVCDGLERPICESVKENMARLCFGADMGGNGAGSSGGSDGGVEEYYDEDYEEEPSQKGRDDAEDNAGSEPGFPVQADGAGRPAGAWALLASILLLPLLPRL, encoded by the coding sequence atGGTGGCCCGCTCGCCCGCTCGGCAGGGAGGCGGTGGCGGGCGCCGCTGGCCGCGGCCGGCCGCCTGGCTGTggctggcggcggcgctgggcgcCGTGTGGCCGCTGCGGGGCTCGCTGGTGCAGGGCCGGCGGCTGATCTGCTGGCAGGCGGTGCTGCAGTGTCAGGGGGAGCCCGAGTGCAGCTACGCTTACAACCAGTACGCCGAGGCGTGCGCCCCGGTGCTCCTgcagccgccgccggcggcaggcggcggggaCGGACCGGCGGGCGCTGCAGGCTcggcagcctcctccaggcGGCGGTGCCCCAGCCACTGCATCGCGGCCCTCATCCAGCTCAACCACACCCGGCGCGGCCCGGCGCTGGAGGACTGCGACTGCGCGCAAGACGAGAACTGCCGCGCCACCAAGCGCGCCAtcgagccctgcctgccccgcaCCAGCAGcccggcggccggcggcggccccggcggcggcgggcccggccccggcggccccggcggccccggcggcggcgtCATGGGCTGCACAGAGGCGCGGCGGCGCTGCGACTGGGACAGCCGGTGCAGCCTGGCGCTCAGCCGCTACATGACCTACTGCGGGAAGCTGTTCAACGGGCTGCGGTGCACGCCGGAGTGCCGCGCCGTCATCGAGGACATGCTGGCCGTGCCCAAGGCCGTGCTGCTCAACGACTGCGTCTGCGACGGGCTGGAGCGGCCCATCTGCGAGTCGGTCAAGGAGAACATGGCCCGCCTCTGCTTCGGCGCGGACATGGGCGGCAACGGCgccggcagcagcggcggcTCGGACGGCGGCGTGGAGGAGTACTACGACGAGGACTACGAGGAGGAGCCGAGCCAGAAGGGGAGGGACGACGCGGAGGACAATGCGGGCTCCGAGCCCGGCTTCCCCGTGCAGGCGGATGGCGCCGGCCGGCCCGCCGGGGCCTGGGCGCTGCTGGCCTCCATcttgctgctgccgctgctgccgcggCTCTAG